The Cyanobacteriota bacterium genome has a window encoding:
- a CDS encoding tetratricopeptide repeat protein, giving the protein MYMAMGRYGEAEPLYARRVEIFLQVLGQDHPSTQTVWSNFRACLQAAVAAGQAGELSEHPLTQAMLAQLAGRDNG; this is encoded by the coding sequence ATGTATATGGCAATGGGGCGCTATGGTGAAGCGGAACCTCTCTATGCCCGTAGAGTGGAGATTTTCCTTCAAGTGTTAGGGCAAGACCATCCCAGCACCCAAACGGTGTGGAGCAATTTCCGTGCCTGTCTGCAAGCAGCGGTGGCAGCGGGGCAAGCGGGGGAACTCTCTGAGCATCCCCTCACCCAGGCAATGTTGGCGCAGTTGGCGGGGAGGGATAATGGGTAA